One segment of Pleomorphomonas sp. PLEO DNA contains the following:
- a CDS encoding YbhB/YbcL family Raf kinase inhibitor-like protein, producing the protein MFRHVMIAGALLFFTGTAMADEFRLRSTDVAEGKELASAQVFNGLGCDGGNTSPQLSWQNAPAGTKSFAVTAYDPDAPTGSGFWHWVVFNIPASVTKLDGGAGSGKGLPAGAVQSRTDFGAPGFGGACPPPGAVHRYIFKVTALKVEALDLPVETSAAMVGFMTNANALGSASITAVYTK; encoded by the coding sequence ATGTTTCGCCACGTCATGATCGCCGGCGCCTTGTTGTTTTTCACCGGAACGGCGATGGCCGATGAATTCCGACTGAGGAGCACCGACGTAGCCGAAGGAAAAGAGCTTGCCAGTGCGCAGGTCTTCAACGGCTTAGGCTGCGATGGAGGGAATACATCGCCCCAATTGTCTTGGCAGAATGCCCCTGCCGGGACGAAAAGCTTCGCTGTCACAGCCTATGATCCGGATGCTCCGACGGGCTCCGGTTTCTGGCACTGGGTGGTGTTCAACATCCCGGCTTCGGTCACCAAACTTGACGGCGGTGCCGGATCGGGCAAAGGATTACCAGCGGGCGCAGTCCAAAGCCGCACGGATTTCGGCGCGCCGGGCTTCGGCGGTGCCTGCCCGCCACCCGGCGCCGTTCATCGCTATATTTTCAAGGTGACCGCGCTCAAGGTCGAGGCGCTTGATCTGCCGGTTGAGACAAGTGCCGCCATGGTCGGCTTCATGACCAACGCCAACGCGCTTGGCAGCGCCAGCATCACCGCCGTCTATACCAAGTAA
- a CDS encoding helix-turn-helix transcriptional regulator — protein MFSNSWLNSLPSRTGDDCGAVRVSADFSETISACRRIVSESEALPAAVRAHRLLEVLVWLESEGIALHGAPDTLAARIRRMVADRPERSWTTEEVVAALAEEGHAMSAATLRRRLSGEGAGLTEIITDTRLSLALARLQASEAPVNLIAAECGYDSASRFAIRFRARFGLSPSEIRQKNDIERIGTTNERRGVALRVVAG, from the coding sequence ATGTTTTCCAACAGCTGGCTAAACAGCCTGCCCTCCCGGACGGGGGATGATTGCGGCGCCGTTCGCGTTTCCGCGGATTTTTCTGAGACGATTTCCGCGTGCCGCCGAATAGTGAGCGAGAGCGAAGCGCTTCCGGCTGCGGTCCGCGCGCATCGGCTTTTGGAAGTTCTGGTCTGGCTCGAAAGCGAGGGCATTGCCCTTCATGGCGCGCCGGATACCTTGGCAGCGCGAATCCGGCGAATGGTCGCCGATCGACCCGAGCGGTCGTGGACCACAGAAGAGGTTGTCGCGGCGCTCGCCGAAGAGGGCCACGCCATGAGCGCGGCGACCCTGCGCCGGCGGCTGTCAGGCGAAGGAGCGGGGCTGACAGAGATTATCACCGACACGCGGCTTTCACTTGCGCTCGCCCGACTTCAGGCGAGCGAGGCACCCGTCAATCTGATTGCCGCCGAATGTGGATATGACAGCGCCTCCCGCTTTGCCATCCGCTTTCGTGCACGCTTTGGCCTGTCGCCTTCCGAAATTCGCCAGAAAAACGACATTGAGCGGATCGGCACCACCAATGAGCGGCGCGGCGTCGCGCTACGGGTGGTCGCGGGCTAG
- a CDS encoding ATP-binding protein: MAESVAPAQTLHKNPDQLLKTAPFIVCADDGPGISPANRTHIFDPFFTTHRAAGGTGMGLSIARAMVETHRGSLDLVDSVRGAAFLIDLPVGGTSPDKILDCS, translated from the coding sequence ATGGCGGAGAGCGTCGCGCCTGCGCAAACTCTGCACAAAAATCCTGACCAGCTGCTGAAAACCGCCCCATTCATTGTCTGTGCGGATGATGGTCCCGGCATCTCGCCGGCCAATCGCACGCACATCTTCGATCCTTTTTTCACCACCCATCGTGCCGCTGGCGGTACCGGCATGGGCCTTTCGATCGCCCGTGCCATGGTGGAGACTCACCGGGGCAGCCTCGATCTCGTCGATAGTGTCAGGGGTGCCGCCTTCCTGATCGACCTGCCTGTCGGCGGCACGTCACCAGACAAAATTCTCGATTGCTCGTGA
- a CDS encoding cation diffusion facilitator family transporter — protein sequence MKPYRRLIGHDSMTPTLRLAIGSLVVGIAVLGLKAIAYWLTGSVALMSDALESIVNVVTALVVLIALRVASTPADLQHPYGHHKAEFFSAVLEGVMIIVAALLIIEAAYKGILNPRPLDAPFEGLLINGLATAINGFWCWMLLVQGRRHKSPALVADGHHLLSDVISSGAVVVGVLLAVITGWYVLDPILASLVALNILWSGWKVVKSSLSGLLDESVPDDRLASMRAIISAAAIGAIEVHDLKTRHAGKMTFVEFHLVVPGAISVSEAHDICDKVEQAIKDEFGDVTVTIHIEPDNQALQHGVLVL from the coding sequence ATGAAACCCTATCGCAGATTGATCGGACACGATTCTATGACCCCAACGCTTCGCTTGGCCATTGGCAGTCTCGTCGTCGGCATCGCCGTCCTCGGGCTGAAGGCCATCGCCTACTGGCTCACGGGCTCGGTCGCCCTGATGTCGGATGCGCTGGAAAGCATCGTGAATGTCGTCACTGCGCTCGTGGTTTTGATCGCCCTCCGCGTTGCCTCCACTCCCGCTGATCTGCAACACCCCTATGGGCATCACAAGGCCGAGTTTTTTAGTGCCGTTCTAGAAGGGGTGATGATCATCGTCGCCGCCTTGCTGATTATCGAGGCAGCCTACAAAGGCATTCTGAACCCGCGCCCGCTCGATGCCCCCTTCGAAGGTCTACTGATCAACGGCCTCGCCACGGCGATTAACGGCTTCTGGTGCTGGATGCTGCTCGTGCAAGGTCGCAGGCATAAGTCGCCGGCCTTGGTGGCAGATGGCCATCATCTACTTTCCGACGTAATATCGTCCGGCGCTGTTGTTGTCGGCGTCCTCCTGGCGGTGATCACGGGCTGGTATGTTCTCGATCCGATACTGGCCAGCCTCGTTGCCCTCAACATCCTATGGTCGGGCTGGAAGGTTGTGAAATCCTCGCTCAGCGGGCTGCTCGACGAGTCGGTCCCGGACGACAGGCTCGCTTCCATGCGCGCCATCATTTCGGCGGCAGCCATAGGCGCCATCGAAGTCCACGATCTAAAAACGCGCCACGCCGGCAAGATGACTTTTGTCGAATTCCATCTAGTCGTTCCCGGAGCGATTAGCGTCAGTGAAGCCCACGACATTTGTGATAAGGTCGAACAAGCCATCAAGGACGAGTTTGGCGACGTCACCGTCACCATCCATATCGAACCGGATAATCAGGCTTTGCAGCACGGCGTTCTGGTTCTCTAG
- a CDS encoding cytochrome b, whose translation MVKKTVDGYSTIQITLHWLIVVAVLFQLVFGESMTNVVDALEEGATPSAGDLQLSSAHLWVGIAILVLLVIRLIVRVFTGTPEVIGTPGLATLAASAMHWLFYALLVVVPVTGLLAKYVGDPWGDIHTIGKPVFIVLIILHAAAALYHHFLLKDETLMRMLKPKRS comes from the coding sequence ATGGTGAAGAAAACTGTCGACGGATATTCGACAATACAAATAACGCTACACTGGCTAATTGTTGTCGCCGTCTTATTTCAACTCGTGTTCGGCGAAAGCATGACAAATGTCGTCGATGCCCTCGAGGAAGGGGCGACACCAAGCGCGGGCGATCTTCAGCTTTCATCGGCTCATCTGTGGGTAGGCATTGCTATACTCGTATTGCTGGTGATCCGTCTCATTGTTCGAGTTTTCACAGGAACTCCCGAGGTAATTGGCACACCAGGCTTGGCAACACTGGCCGCCTCGGCGATGCATTGGCTATTCTACGCCCTCCTGGTCGTCGTTCCGGTAACCGGTTTGCTGGCGAAGTACGTCGGGGACCCATGGGGTGACATACACACCATTGGTAAGCCCGTCTTTATTGTTCTTATCATTCTTCATGCAGCGGCAGCGCTCTATCATCACTTCCTGCTGAAGGATGAGACGCTGATGCGAATGCTGAAGCCTAAGCGTTCCTGA
- a CDS encoding MipA/OmpV family protein, protein MPLHIRISLTWYPTSLGQKDRGAGQTSNSGTAELLWGICTMRWSKSSPLLAGLPVLAAFFSTVPAHAVDGQTASTPDSGFIITLGGSVEMAPDYPGARRQGISGLPSIDIRRFDEVEELSATDDGIDYSLLDIAGFEFGPVIGFRDRRNSSAAGFPGLHDLSFDVDAGVFLQTWVVPDQLRFRTEIRQALTNGSGLEVDTGIDWFKRLGSDWVLALGPRLSFADASYMQSYFGVSPHEAALSGLSAYNAGGGLKSVGLTASISYQISPTWSLDLYDRLDDLTGNAARSPITRSSAGSRLQNTAGVSLSHSFSLDLGH, encoded by the coding sequence TTGCCGCTTCATATTCGCATCAGCCTGACTTGGTATCCAACGAGCCTGGGGCAGAAAGACCGGGGCGCCGGACAAACCAGCAATAGCGGTACAGCAGAGTTACTTTGGGGCATATGCACGATGCGTTGGTCGAAAAGCAGCCCTCTCTTGGCAGGCCTCCCGGTCCTGGCTGCGTTCTTCTCGACCGTTCCGGCCCACGCAGTTGATGGTCAGACCGCGTCCACACCGGATTCGGGTTTCATCATCACTCTGGGCGGCTCCGTCGAGATGGCGCCGGATTACCCAGGTGCGCGTCGGCAGGGCATAAGTGGGTTGCCTTCAATCGATATCCGACGTTTCGACGAGGTCGAGGAATTGTCGGCTACCGATGACGGTATCGACTATAGCCTCCTGGACATCGCAGGCTTTGAGTTTGGCCCGGTGATCGGCTTTCGGGACCGGCGCAATTCATCCGCCGCGGGCTTCCCTGGATTGCACGATCTGTCCTTCGACGTAGACGCGGGCGTTTTTCTTCAAACCTGGGTTGTTCCCGACCAACTGCGCTTCCGAACAGAAATCCGACAGGCCCTTACCAACGGCAGCGGCCTGGAGGTCGATACGGGTATCGATTGGTTCAAACGTCTGGGCAGTGATTGGGTCCTTGCGCTAGGCCCCCGCCTCTCCTTTGCCGACGCATCATATATGCAAAGCTATTTTGGCGTTTCGCCCCACGAGGCCGCTTTGTCGGGTCTCTCGGCTTACAATGCCGGAGGGGGACTTAAATCGGTCGGTCTTACCGCCTCGATCAGCTACCAAATTTCTCCGACATGGTCGCTGGACCTCTACGATCGTCTGGACGATCTGACTGGAAACGCAGCCAGAAGCCCGATCACGCGGTCAAGCGCCGGAAGCCGCCTGCAAAATACGGCAGGCGTTTCTCTTAGCCATAGTTTTTCGCTGGATTTGGGACATTAG
- the pstS gene encoding phosphate ABC transporter substrate-binding protein PstS gives MVILKSVALKLGALLLGAGIVAGSAAAAEITGAGATFPYPLYSKWAESYKAKTGVGLNYQAIGSGGGVKQIKAKTVTFGATDNPLKKDALAAAGLVQFPTVMGGIVPIVNLKGIGPNKMVLDGPTLADIYAGKIKTWNDAAITKLNPGLTLPATAIATVWRSDASGTNFNFTYYLSQVSASFKSSIGSGNSVKWPGGIGAKGNDGVAATVKQTANSIGFVEYAYAKQNNVAFTKMVNAAGNVVSPDVSAFTAAAASADWSKAVGFYLILANQSGAQAWPMTAATFILVEARPKAPPATAEALKFFDWAYSNGDAAAKALDYVPMPAAVKASVRATWVRDVTAGDNNAPLYKPGS, from the coding sequence ATGGTAATCCTTAAGTCCGTCGCGCTGAAGCTCGGCGCGCTCCTCCTCGGCGCCGGCATCGTGGCAGGCTCCGCTGCCGCCGCCGAGATCACCGGCGCTGGCGCCACCTTCCCCTACCCGCTCTATTCCAAGTGGGCCGAGAGCTACAAGGCCAAGACCGGCGTCGGCCTTAACTACCAGGCAATCGGTTCGGGCGGCGGCGTCAAGCAGATCAAGGCCAAGACCGTCACTTTCGGTGCCACCGACAATCCGCTCAAGAAGGACGCGCTGGCTGCCGCCGGCCTCGTCCAGTTCCCCACCGTCATGGGCGGCATCGTCCCGATCGTGAACCTCAAGGGCATCGGCCCCAACAAGATGGTTCTCGATGGCCCGACGCTCGCCGACATCTACGCCGGCAAGATCAAGACCTGGAATGACGCGGCGATCACCAAGCTGAACCCCGGCCTCACCCTGCCGGCGACAGCGATTGCCACCGTGTGGCGCTCGGACGCATCGGGCACCAACTTCAACTTCACCTACTACCTTTCGCAGGTCAGCGCGTCGTTCAAGTCGTCGATCGGCTCGGGCAACAGCGTGAAGTGGCCGGGAGGCATCGGTGCCAAGGGCAATGACGGCGTCGCCGCCACTGTGAAGCAGACCGCCAATTCGATCGGCTTTGTCGAATACGCCTATGCCAAGCAGAACAACGTTGCCTTCACCAAGATGGTCAACGCCGCCGGCAATGTCGTCTCTCCGGACGTCTCGGCCTTCACCGCCGCCGCCGCCAGCGCCGACTGGTCGAAGGCCGTTGGCTTCTACCTGATCCTCGCCAATCAGAGCGGCGCCCAGGCTTGGCCGATGACCGCCGCGACCTTCATCCTGGTCGAGGCTCGTCCGAAGGCCCCGCCGGCTACCGCCGAAGCTCTGAAGTTCTTCGACTGGGCCTATTCGAACGGCGATGCCGCCGCCAAGGCGCTCGACTACGTGCCGATGCCGGCCGCCGTCAAGGCCTCGGTCCGCGCCACTTGGGTTCGTGACGTCACCGCTGGCGACAATAACGCCCCGCTCTACAAGCCGGGTTCGTAA
- the pstC gene encoding phosphate ABC transporter permease subunit PstC, with protein sequence MTDETLAAAIDEQRVAPEMTGTLRLYRWQDAIFRAITFLSAALVVVVLAGMIVFLVHGAIPALTAMGPSFFWTSDWDTVEDIYGALAPITGTLITATIAMVIGIPVSFGIAMFLTEICPGVLRRPIGTAIELLAGIPSVVFGIWGLFYLTPVLQEYVQPVLIDYLGPLPIIGVLFQGPPFGIGILDGGIVLAIMVLPYITSITRDVFMTVPPLLRESAYGMGCTTTEVVWKIVIPYCRVGLIGGVMLGLGRALGETMAVTFVIGNTYQISASLLAPGTTISAAIANEFNEAFEEQHLSALIALGLVLFLITFVVLALAKWMLMAIDKREGRR encoded by the coding sequence ATGACCGATGAAACCCTTGCCGCAGCCATCGATGAGCAACGGGTCGCTCCCGAGATGACCGGTACATTGCGTCTTTACCGCTGGCAGGACGCCATATTCCGCGCCATCACCTTCCTGTCGGCCGCGCTCGTCGTGGTCGTGCTTGCCGGTATGATCGTTTTCCTCGTCCATGGCGCCATCCCGGCGTTGACCGCGATGGGGCCATCCTTCTTCTGGACGTCCGACTGGGACACGGTCGAAGACATCTACGGCGCGCTCGCTCCGATCACCGGCACCCTGATCACGGCGACAATCGCCATGGTGATCGGCATCCCGGTCAGCTTCGGCATCGCCATGTTCCTGACCGAGATCTGCCCTGGAGTCCTGCGGCGGCCGATCGGCACGGCTATCGAACTCCTGGCCGGCATCCCGAGCGTGGTCTTTGGTATTTGGGGTTTATTCTACCTGACGCCGGTATTGCAGGAATATGTCCAACCCGTACTGATCGATTATCTCGGCCCGCTGCCGATCATCGGCGTGCTGTTCCAAGGGCCGCCGTTCGGCATCGGGATTCTCGACGGTGGGATCGTTCTCGCCATCATGGTGTTGCCCTACATCACCTCGATTACCCGCGATGTGTTCATGACCGTGCCGCCGCTCCTGCGCGAATCCGCCTATGGCATGGGCTGCACCACCACGGAAGTCGTCTGGAAGATCGTCATTCCCTACTGCCGCGTCGGTCTCATCGGCGGGGTGATGCTCGGCCTCGGCCGGGCGCTCGGCGAGACGATGGCGGTCACCTTCGTGATCGGCAACACCTACCAGATCAGCGCGTCGCTCCTGGCGCCTGGAACGACCATTTCGGCGGCGATCGCCAACGAATTCAACGAAGCTTTCGAGGAACAGCACCTGTCGGCGTTGATCGCGCTCGGCCTCGTCCTATTCCTGATCACCTTCGTGGTCCTGGCGCTCGCCAAATGGATGCTCATGGCGATCGACAAGCGGGAGGGCCGCCGATGA
- the pstA gene encoding phosphate ABC transporter permease PstA: MSARVRRRGVVNIVVLSLSVATALVGLAFLTLIGWTLVSRGLSAINLDLFTLETPPPGSRGGLANAIVGSAMMTGLAMLIATPIGLLAGTYLAEYGRDSRFGSVARFINDILLSAPSILVGLFVYGFTVLPMQHYSAWAGSIALSLIALPVIVRSTQDMIGLVPVPLREAAAALGAPEWRVMVSIVWRAAGSGMLTGVLLAAARVSGETAPLLFTALNNQFWSTDLNAPMANLPVVIYRFALSPYDDWQQLAWGGAFLITFTILVLNVLARVVSSRSQLKV; the protein is encoded by the coding sequence ATGAGCGCCCGAGTACGCCGCCGCGGCGTGGTCAATATCGTCGTTCTGTCGCTTTCGGTCGCAACAGCGCTGGTAGGGCTCGCGTTTCTGACCCTGATCGGCTGGACGCTGGTTTCGCGTGGCCTGTCGGCGATCAACCTGGATCTGTTCACGCTGGAAACGCCACCTCCCGGCAGCCGGGGTGGCCTTGCCAACGCCATCGTCGGATCGGCGATGATGACCGGGCTCGCCATGCTGATCGCCACGCCGATCGGCTTGCTCGCCGGCACCTATCTCGCCGAATATGGCCGCGACAGCCGGTTCGGCAGCGTCGCCCGGTTCATCAACGACATCCTGCTATCGGCTCCGTCGATCCTGGTCGGCCTGTTCGTCTATGGCTTCACCGTGCTGCCGATGCAGCACTATTCGGCCTGGGCCGGCTCGATTGCCCTATCGCTGATCGCACTGCCGGTCATCGTGCGTTCGACGCAGGATATGATCGGCTTGGTGCCGGTGCCGCTGCGCGAGGCGGCGGCGGCGCTTGGCGCGCCGGAATGGCGGGTGATGGTGTCGATCGTCTGGCGAGCGGCCGGCAGCGGCATGCTCACCGGCGTGCTGCTCGCGGCGGCGCGCGTCTCCGGCGAAACGGCACCGCTGCTGTTCACGGCGCTCAACAATCAGTTCTGGTCGACGGACCTCAACGCGCCCATGGCGAACCTGCCGGTGGTGATCTATCGCTTCGCCCTCAGTCCCTATGACGATTGGCAACAACTCGCCTGGGGCGGCGCCTTCCTGATCACCTTTACGATTCTCGTTCTCAACGTGCTGGCGCGGGTTGTTTCGTCGCGCAGCCAATTGAAGGTTTGA
- the pstB gene encoding phosphate ABC transporter ATP-binding protein PstB, whose amino-acid sequence MAGQTLAPRPRVHTKPADAETAAVKVSVRDLHFYYDKFQALKNVNLDLEDRRVTAFVGPSGCGKSTLLRIFNRIYDLYPRQRAEGSVMIGGRNILDRDQDLNALRAMVGMVFQKPTPFPMTIYENIAFGIRLYHSLPKSELDDRVEYALKRAALWAEVKDKLNQSGLSLSGGQQQRLCIARTIATEPAVVLLDEPASALDPISTAKVEELISELRSDYCIAIVTHNMQQAARSSDYTAFMYLGELVEFGATEKIFTNPRDKRTADYITGRFG is encoded by the coding sequence ATGGCCGGCCAAACGCTCGCTCCCCGTCCCAGAGTGCATACCAAACCGGCCGACGCCGAAACCGCCGCAGTCAAGGTATCGGTCCGCGACCTGCACTTCTACTATGACAAGTTCCAGGCGCTGAAGAACGTCAATCTCGATCTCGAGGATCGGCGCGTCACCGCTTTCGTGGGGCCATCCGGTTGCGGCAAGTCGACGCTGCTGCGCATCTTCAACCGCATCTATGACCTCTACCCCAGGCAGCGGGCGGAGGGCTCCGTCATGATCGGCGGCCGCAACATCCTCGACCGCGACCAAGATCTCAACGCCCTGCGCGCCATGGTCGGCATGGTGTTTCAGAAGCCGACGCCGTTCCCGATGACCATCTACGAGAACATCGCATTCGGGATCCGGCTCTACCATTCCCTGCCGAAATCAGAACTCGACGACCGGGTGGAATATGCCCTTAAGCGCGCCGCGCTCTGGGCCGAGGTCAAGGACAAGCTCAACCAGAGTGGGCTCAGCCTTTCCGGCGGTCAGCAGCAGCGCCTCTGCATTGCCCGCACCATCGCAACCGAACCGGCGGTCGTCCTTCTCGATGAGCCGGCCTCGGCGCTCGATCCGATCTCCACCGCCAAGGTTGAGGAACTCATTTCCGAGCTTCGCTCGGACTACTGCATCGCCATCGTAACGCACAACATGCAACAGGCAGCCCGCTCGTCGGACTACACTGCCTTCATGTATCTCGGCGAACTGGTTGAGTTTGGTGCCACGGAGAAAATTTTCACCAACCCGCGGGACAAGCGCACGGCCGATTACATCACCGGCCGCTTTGGCTGA
- a CDS encoding HD domain-containing phosphohydrolase: MRALIVDDSKSVLLWMGTALTEIPDLVLDLCDTPEEALALATTRQYDLVVVDYLMPKLTGIEVTEALRRRPDYHAIPIVMITAEQDSEIRLKAILAGVNDFLNKPFDPIELRARVTNLISLRRTQIELAAHAHKLEAAVREATAELASREREMIWRLARAIEMRDGGTGAHVSRVAAISLVIAKGLALAPNFCQMIHLAAPLHDIGKIGIRDAVLNKPGRLTPEEMAEIREHVDYGVRLLDNGTSELIRVAVAIIGGHHEKWDGSGYPRGVSGTAIPIEARITAIADVFDALTSARPYKEAWPLQRAFDEIVRLAGSHFDPDCVTVFCEKWPDIEEIARTLRDDEEGAPGWASQSAVPPVDRQE, encoded by the coding sequence ATGCGGGCGCTCATCGTCGACGATAGCAAATCGGTATTGTTGTGGATGGGCACCGCCCTCACCGAAATACCGGACCTCGTTCTCGATCTCTGTGACACGCCTGAGGAAGCTTTGGCGCTCGCGACCACGCGGCAATATGATCTTGTGGTGGTCGACTATCTGATGCCGAAACTCACAGGCATCGAGGTTACCGAGGCCCTGCGCCGGCGGCCCGACTATCACGCCATTCCCATTGTGATGATTACCGCCGAGCAGGATAGCGAGATAAGGCTCAAAGCAATTCTTGCTGGGGTCAACGATTTTCTGAACAAGCCCTTCGACCCTATCGAACTGCGGGCAAGGGTCACGAACCTGATCTCGCTTCGGCGTACTCAAATCGAGCTCGCAGCCCACGCCCATAAACTTGAGGCGGCGGTGCGCGAGGCAACAGCCGAACTGGCGTCCCGCGAGAGGGAAATGATCTGGCGTCTGGCGCGCGCCATAGAAATGCGCGATGGCGGTACCGGCGCCCATGTGTCGCGTGTGGCGGCCATTAGCCTGGTGATTGCCAAGGGCCTCGCTCTCGCCCCCAACTTCTGCCAAATGATCCATCTCGCGGCACCATTGCACGACATCGGCAAAATCGGCATCCGAGACGCGGTGCTGAACAAACCAGGCCGGCTCACTCCAGAGGAAATGGCCGAAATTCGCGAGCATGTGGACTATGGAGTCCGGCTTCTCGACAACGGCACCTCCGAACTCATTCGCGTCGCGGTCGCCATTATCGGTGGCCACCACGAAAAGTGGGATGGCAGCGGCTATCCGCGTGGTGTCTCGGGCACCGCTATCCCGATCGAAGCGCGCATCACCGCCATCGCCGATGTCTTCGACGCGCTGACCTCGGCACGCCCTTATAAGGAGGCATGGCCGCTTCAACGCGCCTTCGACGAGATCGTGCGCCTGGCGGGCAGCCATTTCGATCCGGACTGCGTCACAGTGTTCTGCGAGAAATGGCCGGACATTGAGGAAATCGCCCGTACGCTTCGTGACGATGAAGAAGGGGCTCCCGGCTGGGCTTCACAAAGTGCTGTCCCACCAGTTGATCGACAGGAATAA
- a CDS encoding response regulator, with product MTASILTVDDSMSVRMTTRIALTGAGYKVTEAVDGLDGLNKARTTRFDLVITDLNMPNMDGLRMIEELRRLPNQIGVPILFLTTESDPALKGRAKSAGATGWLVKPFEADQLIRLVQKVLAK from the coding sequence GTGACCGCGAGTATTCTGACCGTCGACGACTCGATGTCGGTGCGCATGACGACGCGCATCGCCCTCACCGGAGCCGGCTATAAAGTGACGGAGGCGGTCGACGGTCTCGACGGCCTCAACAAAGCCCGAACGACCCGCTTCGATCTCGTCATTACCGATCTCAACATGCCAAACATGGATGGCCTCCGCATGATCGAGGAGCTTCGGCGTCTGCCGAACCAGATCGGCGTGCCCATCCTGTTTCTCACCACGGAATCCGACCCCGCTCTCAAGGGACGCGCCAAGTCGGCCGGTGCCACCGGTTGGCTGGTCAAACCCTTCGAGGCGGATCAGCTGATCCGCCTCGTGCAAAAGGTGCTCGCCAAATGA